The Gouania willdenowi chromosome 22, fGouWil2.1, whole genome shotgun sequence nucleotide sequence AAGGAGCACGACAAGGGATATTTCGAGCGAAGTTTCAATCTGGGCTCGCCCATCTCTGCAGAGTCATTCCCGACCTCTGCGTCCCTCTCCGGGCTGGATCACCTCATGTACGCCCCCGTCGACCTAAAGATCGGCACCAGCAACAGCAGCCGCAGCggcacctccacctccacctccacctccatcAGCAGCCTGCAGCCCGGACCGAGCCAGCGGGTCGGAACCAAGCGTCCCGCATCTGATGGAGCGGAACGCAAACCCAAACCCGCCCCTAAGAAACCCAAAGCCATCCGAAAGCTCAACTTTGAAGATGAGATGACGACCTCTCCGGTGCTCGGTCTGAAGATCAAAGAGGGTCCTGTGGAGGTGAAGCCCAGGGCGCAGAGCTCCGCGGGAAACAAGCCTCTGGGGGAGTTTGTGTGCCAGCTGTGCAAAGAGGCGTATGCGGACCCCTTCTCCCTGGCTCAGCACAAGTGCTCCCGCATAGTCAGGGTCGAGTACCGGTGCCCAGAGTGCGATAAGATGTTCAGCTGCCCGGCAAACCTCGCCTCTCACCGCCGCTGGCACAAACCGAGGACCAGCGGCGCACCGGCGCAGGGCGTCAAGGCTGATGTGGCCAAAATAAACCCGATGGGTGTCAAGTCCGTGTCCGACGAAGCCAAAGACATGAGTGACAGAGACAGCCCGAGTCCTGGGCTGTCCGAATCAGGCTCTGATGACGGCTGCTATGACTGCCATTTCTGTGGGAAAAGGTTCAAGCGACAGGCATACCTAAGAAAACACATCATGGGACACCAAGCCCTGCAGAAGAAAGCTCTGGAGGATCCGGGCTTTCCAACCAGCGACCGGGCAGCCGAGCAGGTGCAGGTCCCTGCATCagcatcatcctcctcctcctcctcctcctcctcatcatcctcatcaccCTCAGAGGAAGCCTCAAACCAAAGCCCCCTCAACCTGAGCCCGGTGGACTGCCTGATGTGCCCGGTGTGTGGGGACACTTTCACCAGCAGGGCCGGACAGGAGCGACACCTCCGCCTGGTGCACTCCTCCCAGATCTACCCGTGCAAATACTGCCCCGCCACCCTCTACAGCTCCCCGGGCCTCACCAGGCACATAAACAAGTGCCACCCGTCTGAGAACAGGCAAGTGATCCTGCTGCAGATGCCCGTGCGTCCTGCCTGCTGAAGACAACCGCGTGCCTTTGAtgggaaaacaacaacaacaacaacaacaacaacaacaacaaaaacataacaaaaaagaaagaaaaaaagaagtgtcTTTTGTTTGATAAATACCAGAGTTGGTGATGCTCTCTCTGCCATAACTGAAGGCCAATGACGGGCAGGGCTGTGTGAT carries:
- the insm1b gene encoding insulinoma-associated protein 1b, with product MPKGFLVKRNKKSAHVSYRTRSDEDDPQEHPTPAAFPTHMDPSPSVFVASSPDRASRSPDFTANAPVFRVEKPVQFGNPESVCQAIYSPTRPISKEHDKGYFERSFNLGSPISAESFPTSASLSGLDHLMYAPVDLKIGTSNSSRSGTSTSTSTSISSLQPGPSQRVGTKRPASDGAERKPKPAPKKPKAIRKLNFEDEMTTSPVLGLKIKEGPVEVKPRAQSSAGNKPLGEFVCQLCKEAYADPFSLAQHKCSRIVRVEYRCPECDKMFSCPANLASHRRWHKPRTSGAPAQGVKADVAKINPMGVKSVSDEAKDMSDRDSPSPGLSESGSDDGCYDCHFCGKRFKRQAYLRKHIMGHQALQKKALEDPGFPTSDRAAEQVQVPASASSSSSSSSSSSSSSPSEEASNQSPLNLSPVDCLMCPVCGDTFTSRAGQERHLRLVHSSQIYPCKYCPATLYSSPGLTRHINKCHPSENRQVILLQMPVRPAC